In Sulfolobales archaeon, the genomic window GAGTTTACTATAAGGAAGTTCGGTATGGAGCTCAAGACTAGAAGGGACTATGGCCCGTATATAGAGGCTCTATATAGGATTAATGTTGTTGATGATAGGACTATAGAGTTCTATCTAACACAATATGGATGGTCTGATCTATATACATTCACAGAGTATAGACCGCTTCCCAGACATATCTATGGCAAGCTCCAGAACCCACTCGACGATATAAGCCTACTGCCACACCCATCTATACCAGGCCTAACAGCAATGGTTGGTAGCGGTCCATTCGTGCTGATAAAGAGGGAAGTAGCATATGCAGAGCTTGTCTGGTACCCCGAGTACGCATATAGAGCTCCAGAGAGAATGCCTAGGGTAAGCATTGAGGGGCTACCAAGCCAGGTCGAGGCCGGCAAGCCATTAACCCTGAGGGTCAGAGCTCTAGACCCAACGGGAGCTGTATCCCCAGCTATAACCGTTACCGCTAGGCTTGTTGGGCCAGTAACCCTTGAGATCCCGTTGAGAAGCGTTGGCGGAGGAGTCTATGAGGCAGCACTACCAGCTCTCAGGGAAGGCGATTACAGGCTTGTGGTCGAGGCCGCAATGCCTGTTATGATATGGAAGGCTGTTGGAACAGCTACACAGAGCTTTAGAGTAGTTGGCGTTGGCTTGGGACCAGCTCCAACGCCCACTCCGGAGGCTAGACCTATAGAGATAAGTGTTGGTGGTGTCACAATAGCTATAACCTCACCACCGCCTGCAGGGTCTCCCACGGCTGCTGCGACACAGCCAAAGCTAGAGACGCCCAAGGTGGAGGCTAAGGAGCCTGAGCTTAGCTTCAGCTACGCAGCTATAGCTATAGCAGTGCTAAGCCTTGTAGTAGCAGGTGTTGGGGTTCTTCTTAGGAGAAGCTAGCTCTAGATCTATAAAAATATTTTTTATCAATACCATGATCTAGAGGGGGGTTTAGATGGGGCTTGCCTCATACCTAACCTCTAGGGGTCTCTCGATGTTAGGTGTTTTTGTAATCTCTATAATATTATATTTTATTCTCTTGAGAGTCATACCCATAGTCCTCTACGGTGGAAACCCCTTCGAGGCAAACCAGCTACAAGACCCTGTCCTAGCTGCTCTCAAAAGAACCCAGGAGGATCCCAGGTTCAGCGGTTGGATCGAGCAGACCGCGAAGGTGTTTGGACTTGACCAGCCTGTGTTGCCTAACCAACTACTTATATATTTAAGAAACGTATTTACATTCAACTTCGGCATATCAATATATTCAAATAGACCAGTTGCTGAGGAGATACTTATAAGGCTGCCATATACCCTGGCACTATATGTATTTGCAACAATAGTCCCCATAATAGTTGGCTACTACATAGGGGTTACCTCCACAAGATATAGGGGGAGGTTTATCGACACACTAATCACAATGTCCAGCATAATATCCTTCATACTCCCCTCATGGATCATAGCTATATTGATCTATTACTTCCTAGCATATGTCCCCAAAGCCTCGTGGGGCATAACGATATTTCCACTACCCGTTAGAACACCACCTACAACGGAGCTGAGCTGGGATTCCATAAAATACTGGCTATGGTATCTCTCACCCCTATATATATCCACGCTCTTAGCCTTCTTCGGATCTTGGTCTTACTTCTTCAGACAGCTCATGGTCTCAGAGCTTGGAAGAGACTATGTGATGACTGCAAGGGCTAAGGGTATGCCGGAGAGCGTTGTTATTAAGAAGGAGATAGCCCCTAATCTAAAGCCCCCGATAATAACTAGGCTAGCATATACCCTTCCAGGGATATTCGGAGGATCTATAATATTGGAGATCCTAGCCTCATGGCCAGGCGTGGCCTACTACTCATACCAGGCTTTTCAAAACTATGACTACACAGTGATCACAGCATTCCTAGTCATAGGCTCGATGCTCCTCGTGATATCACTCTTCATAGCAGATCTTCTAATAGCTCTACTAGACCCTAGGGTGAGGATTGAGGAGAGGAGGTGATCCCGTGGCTATAAGAGGCGGTATTCCGAGAACCATCAGCGAGATCCTAACCCCGATAATAAGGTATAAGAAGGGTCTAGCGGGGCTATCAATAATATTGTTCTATGTCCTACTAGGCATTGTAGGCCCCATGATCTCTAAATACGACCCGGTATATAGTGTTGGCCTAGCTGATAACGTCGCTCTCCCTGAGTGGTATGCTTCAATAATAGATCCCAAGCTACCCAGAAATATGGAGCTTAACTTCACATCCTGGAAACCTATACGTGAGTCTAGAGCAGGCGATGTAAGTGTTAATATAGAGAGAGATATGGATAAGCTGGTAATAATATTTCGTGGAAGGGGATCTGCTAATATTAGCATTGATAGTGAGAACCTCTATTTATACCCATATAAGCCTGCTAAGTCAATGCTGATAACATACTCGATCCAGGTGTCGAGCCTCGATAATAAGACCTCGTGGTACAATCTCCAACTATATATAATAAATCCTGATCTAATGGGGATGAACAAGACAGTAAGGCAGGGTGATGTAGTAGCTAATGTTCCTATGGGATACTATGCCTTCTATGATGAGGTTGGTTTTAAAGTAGCATCGCTATGGCCATATTCTAAAGAGATGAAATCCCTCTATAACCAGAGTATAAGGCTACCCTACTATATATATAATCCTAAGCAGGAGTATAGGCTCCCAGATTTTGTAAACCCGGTTAGCGAGCTACTCCTGGCAGAGAACACCAGGATTGGTATCAGGATAAACGCCTCCTACTACTGCAACCCAAGCGATTTCATCATGAGATGCGATTCCGAGGGTTTAAAAATAGTTATATACCCAATATACGTTAAGATCTATGGCCTTGCATTCGGCATTCTAGGCACTAATTACTTGGGAGCAGATGTGTGGACACAGTTCGTCAATGGTGCTAGAGCTGCAATCATCTTCGGCTTCGGCGTGGCCTCTGCAATAGTTCTAATAGGCCTCCTAGTAGGTGTGATAGCCGGGTACCACGGGGGTAGAAGAACAGATTATATATTGACATTCTTAACAGACGTCGTTTACTTCCTACCAGCACTCCCACTAATACTCGCAGTGGGTATAACATTTGGTAGAAGCATATACGCTATATTCGCAATAATAGTGCTCCTCTCATGGCCAGGCACGGCTAGGATAGTCAGGTCATGGACGCTAGCCCTTAGAAACGAACCCTATGTAGAGGCTGCCCAGGCCCTTGGATCCAGTGTCAGGAGGATAATAGCTAAGCATATAATACCCCATCTAACACCGCTAATAGTATATGCAATAGTACTAGATGTCCCTGCAGCAATATTCACAGAGGTAGCTATACAGCTTCTAGGCTTCGGAGACCCCGGCTTCCCCTCATGGGGTAAAATGCTTAACGAGGCATACTTCGGAGGAGCTATCACGAGTGGAGCATGGTGGTGGATCATGCCACCAATTGTTGGAATAACAACAATAGCACTTGGATTCGCCCTCCTAGGATTAGCGTTAGATGAGGTAGTCAATCCGAGGCTGAGGAGGAGGAGCTAGGATAAAGCGCCGTATGTTTTTACATAGATATTTAATGGATCCTCCCAGAGATCCTCGCTATAAAGATGGAACATCATAACCAACTCCCACGCTAATGAGGAATATAGAGCTGGATAGGGCTGGAGCAGATGGGCTATTCAAGGGATAAGCGTCATTATCCAAGAGAGAGAAGATCTAGATATGCTCGTGGTTATTCCACCCTAGTCCTATCACTAGCATTCCTCGTATTACTTATAGTATATCTTGCAGATATAGCTATCCCAATAGGATCGATTAAAACTCCTAGATATAGCATTGAGGCTTCTAAGATACTTAACATATCTATTGATAAAATCCTATTTAATGAGGCCTACCCAATACCACAAGGATCTAATATAACTATTTATTTAAGAGTTGGAAGTGTTAGGACTAGCATAGGTAACATATCCTTTGAACCTGGTAAAGAGATCCGGCCAAATGGTTCATCAACACTTGTAGAGATACAGGGCGAGGGGCCTTGGAATATATATGTGTTTGATGAGAGCATAGGTAGAGAGATCCTTGCTGGGGTGATCTACAAGTCATCAG contains:
- a CDS encoding ABC transporter permease, with the protein product MRRGGDPVAIRGGIPRTISEILTPIIRYKKGLAGLSIILFYVLLGIVGPMISKYDPVYSVGLADNVALPEWYASIIDPKLPRNMELNFTSWKPIRESRAGDVSVNIERDMDKLVIIFRGRGSANISIDSENLYLYPYKPAKSMLITYSIQVSSLDNKTSWYNLQLYIINPDLMGMNKTVRQGDVVANVPMGYYAFYDEVGFKVASLWPYSKEMKSLYNQSIRLPYYIYNPKQEYRLPDFVNPVSELLLAENTRIGIRINASYYCNPSDFIMRCDSEGLKIVIYPIYVKIYGLAFGILGTNYLGADVWTQFVNGARAAIIFGFGVASAIVLIGLLVGVIAGYHGGRRTDYILTFLTDVVYFLPALPLILAVGITFGRSIYAIFAIIVLLSWPGTARIVRSWTLALRNEPYVEAAQALGSSVRRIIAKHIIPHLTPLIVYAIVLDVPAAIFTEVAIQLLGFGDPGFPSWGKMLNEAYFGGAITSGAWWWIMPPIVGITTIALGFALLGLALDEVVNPRLRRRS
- a CDS encoding ABC transporter permease, producing MGLASYLTSRGLSMLGVFVISIILYFILLRVIPIVLYGGNPFEANQLQDPVLAALKRTQEDPRFSGWIEQTAKVFGLDQPVLPNQLLIYLRNVFTFNFGISIYSNRPVAEEILIRLPYTLALYVFATIVPIIVGYYIGVTSTRYRGRFIDTLITMSSIISFILPSWIIAILIYYFLAYVPKASWGITIFPLPVRTPPTTELSWDSIKYWLWYLSPLYISTLLAFFGSWSYFFRQLMVSELGRDYVMTARAKGMPESVVIKKEIAPNLKPPIITRLAYTLPGIFGGSIILEILASWPGVAYYSYQAFQNYDYTVITAFLVIGSMLLVISLFIADLLIALLDPRVRIEERR